TGCACCCATTCACGCCGTTGAGACCATTGCGATAGACGGTATTGAAGGCGATCAGTGAAGACGTCTCCGGGCTAATGCCGGTCGAGCCGTTTTCAAAGATCACGTTGTGGGTCAGGACGTTAGCCGGGCCGCCATCAAGCCCCGCACCCCCATTCCTAATGCTTTGGCAGTTGCGAACCTGACTACCTCCGTCAACTTTAATCCCAGTCTGACCATTGGAAGTCACGAGGAGTCCATCGAGTTCGGACCAAGCGGACACGGCGACTCCACCGTCCGGAAAACCGCGCACGGTACCGTTCCTTATTTTCGCGAAATTGCCCCTACCAGGCAGGCCTTCGATTCCGACACCAGATCCCAAAGGGGTGCAGCTGATTGCGCTGCCGATCCCCGTACAAGACGTCGGCCCGACAACCTCGAAGCCGTTGAGGTCAAGGGTGACAGGAGAGAAGCCGGAGGTCAGCTCGATACCGGATTCGTTCGCGTTGGAGACCATGAGATTCCCCGTCAAACGGTAGCTGCCAGCTTGGTCGATCGTCACCGGGAAGCCCGGTGTATCGCTCGGCGTCACGCCACCCGCGAGTGCCTTCGCTTGATTGATCTCGATCACGCCATCCACCGCCAAGGCGGGCGAAGAAAGGGCAAGAGCGCCGACGAACAGAATGAGTTTGTGGATGAGTCGCATTTCCCTATCTCCTATCATCTATTGTCTCCATTTAGGATGCGAGAAGCCGCTCTGCGCTGACGAGGCAACCGGGGCAGCCTGCTGCGGTCACCCCTTCCGGTTGCATGAATTTCGCCGGATACGGTCACGGCCGATCAGGGCGAGAAACGCCGCGCCCACCGCGATCGTTAGTTGCGTCGAGGGCTCAGGCACGAATACGGCATCGAGGTCGGCAGGAACCCACTCGGCGTGTTCCGCTGAGCCATCGTAGGCAAGCAACCAGGTCGGACCGCTCGAGTCGTATTCGAGCACGTCCTCGTCGTCGAAGTCGACTCCCCCCAGCTGCCCGCTGCCGTCGAAGGAGAGCCCCAGGTTTCCGTTGCCGAGGTCGTCCACCCCGTCCAGATCCAGCGCTTGAGAAACGCCTGCAGCGGAGCCGTCGAAGACGAGGCTGAAGCCCACACCATCGAATGCTACGAGATCCTCGTCATCCACCGTGAAGGAGCCCAGGTCGACCGTCGTGTCGAACGAGAGCAGAAGATTTCCGCTTGATTCCCGGCTGACGGCGTCCGTGATGACTCCACTCGGAACACTGTTGGCGCTGGCGTCGAACTCGAGCGTGTAGCTGGAGCCGTCGTAGCGAACCACGTCTCCGGGCTCCGCCGTAAGTGGACCCGATAGCGTCACGGTCGTATCTAGAGAGAAGAGCTGGTCGCCGTTGCCCAGGAGGTGGTAAGCGACCAGGTCTGCGCTTGCCGGCAGGGTGCCGAGCGTAGCGGTCCCCACCCCCCCCATCAGGTTGTCGACCGCTACGATCTCGTCGTCAAAGTTCGTCGCCGAGAGCACGACGGTCACGTCGGACGAGACGGAAGCCGAATCCAACGGGGTAACCGCACTCGCAAGAGAGGACAAGGGAAGCAGTGCTGCGACGAGCGCCAGCAGAACTCCCGGCAGCGCCAGCGCGTGTGCTCGCCGCGCGGCACCCAGACGGAAGAACCATCTCATAGCGATCCTCCCTCCCCATGCCAGGAGTGTGGTGAAGGCCGGCGTTTAGCGCCATAGCTGCGCCTAGACGCTCGTGGAAATGGCGCTGAGCTCGACGTGGGGGCGATCCGCAGTCCGCCTACCGCGTTTGAACTGCGTACTCGGTCCTCCAGCCCGAAGGCTGTCGGCCGTGGCGGGCCAGCGCGCGACCCGGAGCAGACCTCGCTCCGCGATGTCGTCGAGGCGGTCGAGGGACCGCTCCCGTTGCAAGGATGCCCGCTGGGCAGTCTTACCTGTGACGCAGGCCAGAAATGTTCCGTCTTTCAAGCGGTCTGCCGAACGCAGCGCGCCTGGCTTAATGCGCTTGAAACCGATAAAATCACAGGCCTTTGCCGGACCCCAGCGGCAAGCCGAACCCGGGGGCGTGCTCGGCGATAGCGCATCGCAGAGCGGGACGGTGCGTTGGAGTGAACCAGCTTGAGTGGGCGAACCGGGAGAGCGCGAGAGATTCCTGAGCGACGCCCAGCGTCTGCCGTAGATTTTCAGGCGTGCGTGCGGTACGGCGTCGGGCGTCGCTCTTGTATTAGAGTCCGGAACGGAGGGGAATAGCGGCGATAGATGGACGCGACCGCTGGACTCTTGAGCCGGGAGGGAGTCATGGGCGATGACGAAAGTCGCGCTGCGGCTCGCAAGATGGTCAGCTTCTCTGTCTTGTATCGGACGGGCCTACGGCGGCACGAGGCGGTACTGGTCGACATCTCGCTCACCGGGGCGCTCTTGGCGTGTTCGGCGGTTCTTCCACCGGCGGGAGCGATCGTCTTGATCAATCTCACACCACCTGAGCAAGAAGAACCGATTACCGTAAGTGCCAGGGTGGTTCGTTTCACGCCGCGCGGATTTGCGGTCCAGTTCCTCTCCGTGACCGAGGAAATCCAACAGTTGGTGGAACGTCTAAAGTAGCGATCAAGCTCGGGGCGCTGATTCCTGAGCAGTTCAAGCATGGGGGACCAAGCTTACATCGTGAAAGCTTGGGGGATTTTGGCATCGGGAAGATGGACTCCCACCGCTGGCAGCAGGAGGTACTGCATGAGCCAGACCAAGCCCCTCACCGACGCCACGCTCGACGAGATCGAGCAGCTGGCCAAGAGCAACGCGGCCGAGACGTACCGCGGCGCGCTGCTCGCGCTCGTCAAGGAAGTGCGGCGGCTGCGGGGGATGATTCTCGACGGCGGAGGGCGGCAGCAGCTTGAGCACGACCTCGACGCGCGCAAGGTTCTCAACATCTGCGAGGAGATCGGCTGATGGAATGGCTCATCGGAGGCATCGAG
This is a stretch of genomic DNA from Myxococcales bacterium. It encodes these proteins:
- a CDS encoding right-handed parallel beta-helix repeat-containing protein yields the protein MRLIHKLILFVGALALSSPALAVDGVIEINQAKALAGGVTPSDTPGFPVTIDQAGSYRLTGNLMVSNANESGIELTSGFSPVTLDLNGFEVVGPTSCTGIGSAISCTPLGSGVGIEGLPGRGNFAKIRNGTVRGFPDGGVAVSAWSELDGLLVTSNGQTGIKVDGGSQVRNCQSIRNGGAGLDGGPANVLTHNVIFENGSTGISPETSSLIAFNTVYRNGLNGVNGCNACNVVENTIYLNEGDGVDFTVGHGLVRGNTVIDNAGRQLDLNGSVGYRENVINGVQTVNNGADLGGNLCNLGSCP
- a CDS encoding PilZ domain-containing protein, which translates into the protein MDATAGLLSREGVMGDDESRAAARKMVSFSVLYRTGLRRHEAVLVDISLTGALLACSAVLPPAGAIVLINLTPPEQEEPITVSARVVRFTPRGFAVQFLSVTEEIQQLVERLK